The following are encoded in a window of Eschrichtius robustus isolate mEscRob2 chromosome 1, mEscRob2.pri, whole genome shotgun sequence genomic DNA:
- the COMMD4 gene encoding COMM domain-containing protein 4 isoform X1, whose translation MHFITWKSRNCRLVKDEARQRFRFCGDLDCPDWVLAEISTLAKISSVKLRLLCSQVLKDLLGQGIDYEKILKLTADARFESGDVKATVAVLSFILSSAAKHSVDGESLSSELQQLGLPKEHAASLCRCYEEKQSSLQEHLRACSLRVNRLAGVGWRVDYTLSSSLLRSVEEPMVHLRLEVAAASGAPAQPVTMSLSADKFQVLLAELKQAQTLMSSLG comes from the exons ATGCATTTCATCACCTGGAAGAGTAGAAACTGCAGGCTAGTGAAAGATGAAGCTCGACAG AGGTTCCGGTTCTGTGGTGACCTGGACTGTCCTGACTGGGTTCTGGCAGAGATCAGCACGCTGGCCAAAATT TCCTCCGTGAAGCTGAGGCTGCTGTGTAGCCAGGTGCTGAAGGACCTTCTGGGACAGGGGATTGAT TATGAGAAGATCCTGAAGCTCACCGCTGATGCCAGGTTTG AGTCGGGTGATGTGAAGGCCACAGTGGCAGTGCTGAGTTTCATCCTCTCCAGTGCGGCCAAGCATAGTGTGGATGGCGAGTCCTTGTCCAGTGAACTGCAGCAGCTGGGGCTGCCCAAAG AGCATGCAGCCAGCCTGTGTCGCTGTTATGAGGAGAAGCAAAGCTCCCTGCAGGAGCACCTGCGGGCCTGCAGCTTGCGAG TGAATAGGCTGGCAGGCGTGGGCTGGCGGGTGGACTACACCCTGAGTTCTAGCCTGCTGCGGTCCGTGGAAGAGCCCATGGTGCACCTGCGGCTGGAGGTGGCAGCTGCCTCGGGTGCCCCGGCCCAGCCTGTTACCATGTCCCTCTCAGCAGACAAGTTCCAGGTCCTCCTGGCAG AACTGAAGCAGGCCCAGACCCTGATGAGCTCCCTGGGCTGA
- the COMMD4 gene encoding COMM domain-containing protein 4 isoform X2, protein MRFRFCGDLDCPDWVLAEISTLAKISSVKLRLLCSQVLKDLLGQGIDYEKILKLTADARFESGDVKATVAVLSFILSSAAKHSVDGESLSSELQQLGLPKEHAASLCRCYEEKQSSLQEHLRACSLRVNRLAGVGWRVDYTLSSSLLRSVEEPMVHLRLEVAAASGAPAQPVTMSLSADKFQVLLAELKQAQTLMSSLG, encoded by the exons ATG AGGTTCCGGTTCTGTGGTGACCTGGACTGTCCTGACTGGGTTCTGGCAGAGATCAGCACGCTGGCCAAAATT TCCTCCGTGAAGCTGAGGCTGCTGTGTAGCCAGGTGCTGAAGGACCTTCTGGGACAGGGGATTGAT TATGAGAAGATCCTGAAGCTCACCGCTGATGCCAGGTTTG AGTCGGGTGATGTGAAGGCCACAGTGGCAGTGCTGAGTTTCATCCTCTCCAGTGCGGCCAAGCATAGTGTGGATGGCGAGTCCTTGTCCAGTGAACTGCAGCAGCTGGGGCTGCCCAAAG AGCATGCAGCCAGCCTGTGTCGCTGTTATGAGGAGAAGCAAAGCTCCCTGCAGGAGCACCTGCGGGCCTGCAGCTTGCGAG TGAATAGGCTGGCAGGCGTGGGCTGGCGGGTGGACTACACCCTGAGTTCTAGCCTGCTGCGGTCCGTGGAAGAGCCCATGGTGCACCTGCGGCTGGAGGTGGCAGCTGCCTCGGGTGCCCCGGCCCAGCCTGTTACCATGTCCCTCTCAGCAGACAAGTTCCAGGTCCTCCTGGCAG AACTGAAGCAGGCCCAGACCCTGATGAGCTCCCTGGGCTGA